From a single Polyangium spumosum genomic region:
- a CDS encoding VOC family protein encodes MATKNTPKIFPHLWYAKEAEEAAKLYASIFPNSRVDHVTELRSESPSGPPGSVKVVDFTLLGQRFQAITAGPHHEFNDAISMVVLCDDQAELDRYWNALLEGGGRPQACGWLVDRFGLRWQIVPAAFDQMMRDPDPVRSKKVTDAMLKMVKLDIAALEAAYRS; translated from the coding sequence ATGGCCACGAAAAACACCCCCAAGATTTTCCCGCACCTCTGGTACGCCAAGGAGGCCGAGGAGGCGGCGAAGTTGTACGCCTCGATCTTCCCGAACTCGCGGGTGGACCACGTCACCGAGCTCCGGAGCGAGTCGCCCAGCGGGCCGCCGGGGTCCGTGAAGGTCGTGGACTTCACGCTCCTCGGGCAGCGCTTCCAGGCGATCACCGCCGGGCCACACCACGAGTTCAACGACGCCATCTCGATGGTCGTGCTCTGCGACGACCAGGCGGAGCTCGACCGCTACTGGAACGCGCTGCTCGAGGGCGGCGGCCGGCCGCAGGCCTGCGGCTGGCTCGTCGATCGTTTCGGCCTGCGATGGCAGATCGTGCCCGCCGCCTTCGACCAGATGATGCGCGACCCCGATCCGGTCCGCTCGAAGAAGGTGACGGACGCCATGCTGAAGATGGTCAAGCT
- a CDS encoding glycoside hydrolase family 15 protein, with the protein MLRLPLAPIDGYLPLEDHGLLGDGTTAALVARDGAVSWLCAPRFDSPPIFCRLLDVKRGGAFVLAPRPVLASAQHYEDDTGVLVTELEGPAGRARITDALTLRSGSDLREDAAAGRAELLRAVEIVEGRVELHLDIDPHGGSRFTREPEGLRLELLQRPDLELRLHCSRPLASPRASFDLRAGDRLSFVLRWRGGRRHRACSAEDVLDATRDAWRRWAAHIRYEGPAEALVRRSAVTLKMLDYLESGAMVAAPTSSLPEWIGGGRNWDYRFAWVRDTAFTVHALRRIGLGREAESFLGWVLDAVEREERPRVLYDVEGRSPPPEREDPTLEGYRRSGPARWGNDAAGQAQHDVYGEILDCAYQWARAGDEIGLALWQRLRPLVEDAARRWRTPDHGIWEVRSPGRPFTYSAALCQVALDRGSRLSESAHLPGDAAGWRAEADAIRRAILEDAWDSRRSAISAQLGGGPLDASVLALPLRRVIPADEPRMIATTAAIRRHLGAGDHLLYRYLPDEIPDGLEGPEGAFLLCSFWLVENLAVQGRNGEAAEIFDDLCKRASPLGLLPEQIDPRTGAFLGNFPQALSHVGVISCATRLARGAPKG; encoded by the coding sequence ATGCTTCGATTGCCGCTCGCGCCGATCGACGGATATCTGCCGCTCGAGGACCACGGCCTGCTCGGCGACGGGACGACCGCCGCCCTCGTCGCCCGGGACGGCGCCGTCTCGTGGCTCTGCGCGCCGCGCTTCGATTCTCCGCCCATCTTTTGCAGGCTGCTCGACGTCAAGCGCGGGGGCGCTTTTGTCCTCGCGCCTCGCCCCGTGCTCGCGTCCGCCCAGCATTACGAGGACGACACGGGCGTGCTCGTCACCGAGCTCGAGGGCCCGGCTGGGCGCGCGCGTATCACGGACGCGCTCACCTTGCGCTCGGGGTCCGACCTGCGGGAGGACGCGGCGGCGGGGCGCGCCGAGCTCCTCCGCGCCGTGGAGATCGTCGAAGGGCGGGTCGAGCTCCACCTCGACATCGACCCGCACGGCGGGAGCCGGTTCACGCGTGAACCGGAGGGGCTCCGGCTCGAGCTCTTGCAGCGGCCCGATCTCGAATTGCGCCTTCATTGCTCGCGTCCACTGGCTTCGCCGCGGGCCTCTTTCGACCTCCGCGCGGGCGACCGTCTCTCCTTCGTGTTGCGCTGGCGTGGCGGACGGCGCCATCGCGCTTGCTCGGCCGAGGACGTGCTCGACGCGACCCGCGACGCGTGGCGCCGCTGGGCCGCGCACATTCGATACGAGGGCCCCGCCGAGGCGCTCGTCCGGCGATCGGCGGTCACCTTGAAGATGCTCGATTACCTCGAGAGTGGCGCCATGGTCGCGGCGCCGACGTCCTCGCTCCCCGAATGGATCGGCGGCGGGCGCAACTGGGACTATCGCTTCGCCTGGGTCCGCGATACGGCCTTCACGGTGCACGCCTTGAGGCGTATCGGCCTCGGGCGGGAGGCCGAGAGTTTCCTCGGCTGGGTGCTCGACGCCGTCGAGCGGGAGGAGAGGCCACGCGTGCTTTACGACGTCGAGGGCCGTTCGCCGCCCCCGGAGCGCGAGGACCCCACGCTCGAAGGTTATCGGCGCTCGGGCCCCGCGCGGTGGGGGAATGACGCCGCTGGCCAGGCGCAACACGACGTGTACGGGGAGATCCTCGATTGCGCATACCAGTGGGCGCGCGCGGGCGACGAGATCGGCCTCGCCCTCTGGCAGCGGCTCCGGCCGCTCGTCGAGGACGCCGCCCGACGATGGCGCACGCCGGATCACGGGATCTGGGAGGTGCGGAGCCCGGGCCGCCCCTTCACGTATTCGGCGGCGCTCTGCCAGGTGGCGCTCGACCGCGGGAGCAGGCTCTCGGAGAGCGCCCATTTGCCTGGCGACGCGGCGGGCTGGCGCGCCGAGGCGGACGCGATTCGCCGCGCCATCCTGGAGGACGCCTGGGATTCGCGGCGGAGCGCCATCTCCGCGCAGCTCGGCGGCGGCCCGCTCGACGCGAGCGTGCTCGCCTTGCCGCTCCGGCGCGTGATCCCGGCCGACGAGCCGCGGATGATCGCCACCACCGCCGCCATCCGGCGCCACCTCGGCGCGGGCGACCACCTGCTGTATCGATACCTGCCCGACGAAATACCCGACGGCCTCGAGGGGCCCGAGGGCGCGTTTTTGCTCTGCAGCTTCTGGCTCGTGGAGAACCTCGCCGTGCAAGGGCGAAATGGCGAGGCCGCGGAGATCTTCGACGACCTCTGCAAGAGGGCGAGCCCCCTCGGCCTGCTCCCGGAGCAGATCGACCCCCGGACCGGCGCGTTCCTCGGCAACTTCCCGCAAGCGCTCAGCCACGTGGGCGTCATCTCGTGCGCGACGCGGCTCGCTCGGGGCGCGCCGAAGGGATGA
- a CDS encoding cation-transporting P-type ATPase has translation MDGHDGRVRLEGSGRDVHARPADVIVAELDSHATSGLGADEARRRLATHGPNALTPRRKQSTLARLLLQFHQPLIYLLLAAGAVTFALGERVDAGVIFGVVLVNAIVGFVQESKAVSAIEALARSMRVEATVLRDGEPRRISAPEIVPGDIVLLQSGDKVPADLRLARARDLQIDESALTGESVPASKDTRALAPETLLADRANMAYASTLVTHGTAKGVVVATGDHTEVGKISELISAVEKLETPLSRNIARISRLLLGALLLLGAVTVFMGTFLRGQALAETFMAAVALCVAAIPEGLPAAVTIILAIGVSRMARRRAIIRKLPAVETLGSTTVICSDKTGTLTENQMTVRRILAGGEMYEVSGAGYAPEGRITRRGDTVGPGEANRALDEALRCGLLCNDARVVEKAGRWSVDGDPTEGALLVAAHKLGLRRDQLAEASPRIDVLPFESEQQYMATMHDAGPGEPRVVYLKGAVERTLSRCVNALGPDGAAIDLDEAQVLRDASDLSRTGLRVLALARKTLPAETRDLEHAHVEEGLLFLGVQGMIDPPRPEAIRAVADCKRAGIQVKMITGDHAMTASAIAREIGLEGETAEDGTLRAVTGGDITRLDSAGLSDVAERVAVFARVTPEQKLRLVQALQQKSHVVAMTGDGVNDAPALRQSNIGVAMGLSGTDAAKEAADMVLTDDNFASIRAAVEEGRGVFDNLTKFIAWTLPTNMGEALVILLAIALGTQLPILPVQILWINMTTAVLLGMMLAFEPLEPETMSRPPRDPSAPILSFPLFMRMGLVSLLMLASAYGLFTWMQWQGYPLAASTTAAVNVFVVIEVFYLFNCRSLAHSAFHVGFFSNRPLLFGVLGMLALQLVFTYAPFMNRWFHSAPLGWREWLLIFASGVLVWGVVGFEKWVRRRTGRVVGHRAMDI, from the coding sequence ATGGATGGGCATGACGGGAGGGTTCGCCTCGAGGGATCGGGGCGGGACGTTCATGCGCGACCGGCCGACGTGATCGTCGCCGAGCTCGACAGCCATGCCACCTCGGGCCTCGGCGCGGACGAGGCCCGCCGAAGGCTCGCGACGCACGGGCCGAACGCCCTCACCCCGCGGCGCAAGCAGAGCACCCTCGCGCGGCTCCTCCTGCAATTCCACCAGCCCCTCATCTATCTGCTCCTCGCGGCCGGCGCCGTGACGTTCGCGCTCGGCGAGCGCGTGGACGCCGGGGTCATCTTCGGCGTCGTCCTCGTCAATGCGATCGTCGGGTTCGTCCAGGAGAGCAAGGCCGTCTCGGCCATCGAGGCGCTCGCCCGATCCATGCGGGTCGAGGCCACCGTGCTGCGCGACGGCGAGCCGCGGCGTATCTCCGCCCCCGAGATCGTCCCCGGCGACATCGTCTTGCTGCAATCGGGCGACAAGGTCCCCGCGGACCTGCGCCTCGCCCGCGCCCGGGACCTGCAAATCGACGAATCGGCGCTCACGGGCGAATCCGTGCCGGCCTCCAAGGACACCCGCGCCCTCGCGCCCGAGACGCTGCTCGCCGATCGCGCGAACATGGCGTATGCCTCGACCCTCGTCACGCACGGGACCGCCAAGGGCGTCGTCGTGGCGACGGGGGATCACACGGAGGTCGGCAAGATCTCCGAGCTCATCTCCGCCGTGGAGAAGCTCGAGACCCCGCTGTCCCGCAACATCGCGCGTATCAGCCGCCTCCTGCTCGGCGCCTTGCTCCTGCTCGGCGCGGTGACGGTCTTCATGGGCACGTTCCTGCGGGGCCAGGCGCTCGCGGAGACGTTCATGGCCGCGGTGGCCTTGTGCGTGGCGGCGATCCCCGAGGGATTGCCCGCGGCGGTGACGATCATCCTCGCCATCGGCGTGTCGCGTATGGCGCGGCGGCGCGCGATCATCCGCAAGCTCCCGGCCGTCGAGACGCTGGGCAGCACGACCGTCATCTGCTCCGACAAGACCGGCACGCTGACGGAGAACCAGATGACCGTGCGGCGGATCCTGGCCGGCGGCGAGATGTACGAGGTGAGCGGCGCCGGTTATGCGCCCGAGGGTCGAATCACGCGCCGGGGTGATACCGTGGGGCCCGGAGAGGCCAACCGAGCCCTCGACGAGGCGCTGCGCTGCGGCCTCCTTTGCAATGACGCCCGCGTCGTGGAGAAGGCCGGCCGCTGGTCCGTCGACGGTGATCCGACGGAGGGCGCGCTGCTCGTCGCCGCGCACAAGCTCGGCCTGCGGCGGGACCAGCTCGCCGAGGCTTCTCCGCGGATCGACGTCCTGCCCTTCGAGTCCGAGCAGCAATACATGGCCACGATGCACGACGCCGGCCCGGGCGAGCCGCGCGTCGTCTACCTCAAGGGCGCCGTCGAGCGGACGCTCTCGCGTTGCGTGAATGCGCTCGGCCCGGACGGCGCGGCGATCGACCTCGACGAAGCGCAGGTCCTCCGCGACGCGAGTGATCTCTCCCGCACCGGGCTGCGTGTCCTCGCGCTCGCCCGAAAGACGTTGCCGGCGGAGACGCGCGACCTCGAGCACGCGCACGTCGAGGAGGGGCTCTTGTTCCTCGGCGTGCAAGGCATGATCGATCCGCCCCGCCCGGAGGCCATCCGCGCCGTGGCGGACTGCAAGCGCGCGGGCATTCAGGTGAAAATGATCACCGGGGATCACGCGATGACCGCGTCGGCCATCGCCCGCGAGATCGGCCTCGAGGGCGAGACGGCCGAGGACGGGACGCTCCGCGCGGTCACGGGTGGCGACATCACGCGGCTCGACAGCGCGGGGCTCTCCGACGTCGCCGAGCGTGTCGCCGTGTTCGCTCGGGTGACGCCCGAGCAGAAGCTGCGCCTCGTGCAGGCATTGCAGCAAAAGAGCCACGTGGTCGCGATGACCGGGGACGGCGTCAATGACGCGCCTGCGCTCCGGCAGTCCAACATCGGCGTGGCCATGGGCCTGTCGGGCACCGACGCGGCCAAGGAGGCCGCCGACATGGTGCTGACGGACGACAATTTCGCGTCGATCCGGGCGGCCGTCGAGGAGGGCCGCGGCGTCTTCGACAACCTCACGAAATTCATCGCCTGGACCCTGCCCACCAACATGGGCGAGGCCCTGGTGATCCTCCTGGCGATCGCGCTCGGCACGCAGCTCCCGATCCTGCCGGTGCAGATCTTGTGGATCAACATGACGACGGCGGTCCTGCTCGGCATGATGCTCGCCTTCGAGCCGCTGGAGCCGGAGACGATGTCCCGGCCGCCGCGGGATCCGAGCGCGCCGATCCTGAGCTTCCCGCTGTTCATGCGCATGGGGCTCGTCTCGCTGCTCATGCTCGCCTCGGCGTATGGGCTGTTCACGTGGATGCAATGGCAGGGGTATCCGCTCGCGGCGTCGACGACCGCGGCCGTCAACGTGTTCGTCGTGATCGAGGTGTTTTACCTCTTCAACTGCCGCTCCCTCGCGCACTCTGCCTTTCACGTCGGCTTCTTCAGCAACAGGCCGCTGCTCTTCGGCGTGCTCGGCATGCTCGCCTTGCAGCTCGTCTTCACCTACGCGCCCTTCATGAACCGGTGGTTCCACAGCGCCCCGCTCGGGTGGCGCGAATGGCTCCTGATCTTCGCCTCGGGCGTCCTCGTCTGGGGCGTCGTGGGATTCGAGAAATGGGTCCGGCGCCGCACGGGGCGCGTCGTCGGGCATCGAGCGATGGACATCTAG
- a CDS encoding SDR family oxidoreductase → MNNEVVVITGASAGVGRATARAFARRGARIGLLARGRDGLDATRRELEDMGAEALALPTDVADADQVERAAEEVERAFGPIDVWINNAMVTVYSPILEMKPAEYRRVTEVTYLGYVHGTLSALRRMHPRDRGVIVQVGSGLAHRGIPLQSAYCAAKHAIKGFTDSLLAELHHDESHVRVAMVDLPAINTPQFDWARSRMPRRPQPVPPILQPEVAAEAILSAIDQRRARSWLDFSTAKLILADRVVPASLLDRYLAKNAYDGQQSDEPAEPHARDNLDSPVPGDHGARGRFDASARRRSAQLWMSQHRAGLAAMVLGVGLLGGLVAMRIRANGWA, encoded by the coding sequence ATGAACAATGAGGTCGTCGTCATCACGGGAGCCTCCGCAGGCGTGGGCCGCGCGACCGCGCGGGCCTTCGCGCGGCGCGGGGCGCGAATTGGCCTCCTCGCTCGCGGGCGGGACGGCCTCGACGCCACGCGGCGGGAGCTCGAAGACATGGGCGCCGAGGCGCTCGCCTTGCCCACGGACGTCGCCGACGCCGATCAGGTCGAGCGCGCCGCCGAGGAGGTCGAACGCGCGTTCGGCCCCATCGACGTGTGGATCAACAATGCCATGGTCACGGTGTATTCGCCGATCCTCGAGATGAAGCCGGCCGAATACCGGCGCGTCACGGAGGTGACCTACCTCGGGTACGTCCACGGCACGCTCTCCGCGCTTCGCCGGATGCACCCGCGTGATCGCGGCGTCATCGTCCAGGTGGGCTCCGGCCTCGCGCACCGCGGCATCCCGCTGCAATCGGCGTATTGCGCGGCCAAGCACGCCATCAAGGGGTTCACGGATTCGCTGCTCGCCGAGCTCCACCACGACGAGAGCCACGTGCGCGTGGCCATGGTCGACCTGCCGGCGATCAACACCCCGCAATTCGACTGGGCGCGCTCCCGCATGCCGCGCCGCCCCCAGCCCGTCCCGCCCATTCTCCAGCCCGAGGTCGCGGCGGAGGCGATCCTCTCGGCCATCGATCAGCGCCGCGCCCGCTCCTGGCTCGACTTCTCGACGGCCAAGCTCATCCTCGCCGACCGCGTCGTCCCGGCCTCGCTCCTCGACCGTTACCTCGCGAAAAACGCCTATGACGGCCAGCAGAGCGACGAGCCCGCGGAGCCGCATGCCCGGGACAACCTCGATTCGCCCGTGCCCGGGGATCACGGCGCCCGCGGCCGCTTCGACGCCTCTGCGCGCCGCCGCTCGGCCCAGCTCTGGATGAGCCAGCACAGGGCCGGCCTCGCCGCCATGGTCCTGGGCGTGGGGCTCCTCGGTGGGCTCGTCGCCATGAGGATACGCGCGAATGGATGGGCATGA
- a CDS encoding cytochrome-c peroxidase, with product MMRLTRVALLVAMLALQAGCGERAPPTPPFTPQELAYLEGMSPLGPLPPSHGNTFADDPRAAALGRRLFFDAGLSATGRVSCASCHDPARYFTDGRPRAVGRGEGPRNTPSLLVAPHYPFLAWDGRKDSVWSQALGALLDEREHAISVDAAARRVKEVHGEAYEVAFGPLPDLADPAARERVFVHAGKAIEAYLRDVARLEPSPFDHYVAALLAGDPSGGGHLSAPAVRGLRVFLGEARCVACHHGPLLSDREFHAIGLPPAFGAPARDEGRARGITRLDADPYRCGARWSDTSDCPSLRFLDRRSPDHVAAFRTPSLRNVERTGPYMHGGQIGSLEDVVDHYRVLSHEPRVGRRDVLLLPLPRAVRTDDLVAFLRSLTSPPPPGSAPGFSP from the coding sequence ATGATGCGGCTCACGCGCGTGGCCCTCCTCGTCGCCATGCTCGCCCTCCAGGCCGGCTGCGGCGAGCGCGCGCCCCCCACGCCGCCCTTCACGCCGCAAGAGCTCGCGTATCTCGAGGGGATGTCGCCTCTCGGTCCCCTGCCGCCGAGCCACGGCAATACGTTCGCCGATGACCCACGCGCGGCGGCGCTCGGTCGCCGCCTGTTCTTCGACGCGGGGCTCAGCGCGACCGGGCGCGTCTCGTGCGCGAGTTGCCATGATCCCGCTCGATATTTCACGGACGGCCGTCCGCGCGCGGTGGGCCGAGGAGAAGGGCCGCGTAATACGCCGTCGCTCCTCGTCGCGCCCCATTATCCTTTCCTCGCCTGGGACGGGAGGAAAGACAGCGTCTGGTCCCAGGCGCTCGGCGCGCTCCTAGACGAGCGCGAGCACGCGATCTCCGTGGACGCCGCCGCGAGGAGGGTAAAGGAGGTCCACGGCGAAGCGTATGAGGTCGCCTTCGGGCCCCTCCCGGACCTCGCCGATCCGGCCGCGCGAGAGCGCGTCTTCGTCCACGCGGGCAAGGCCATCGAGGCGTATCTGCGCGACGTCGCGCGGCTCGAGCCGTCCCCCTTCGACCATTACGTCGCGGCTCTGCTCGCCGGCGACCCGTCGGGAGGTGGACACCTCTCGGCGCCCGCGGTCCGAGGGTTACGTGTCTTCCTGGGTGAGGCTCGATGCGTCGCGTGTCACCACGGCCCGCTCTTGAGCGACCGCGAATTCCACGCCATCGGCCTACCGCCCGCATTCGGGGCGCCGGCGCGCGACGAGGGCCGGGCCCGCGGCATCACGCGCCTCGACGCCGATCCCTATCGCTGCGGCGCTCGGTGGAGCGATACGTCGGATTGCCCCTCCTTGCGATTCCTCGACAGGCGCTCGCCCGACCACGTGGCCGCGTTCCGCACGCCGAGCCTACGCAACGTCGAGAGGACAGGTCCCTACATGCATGGCGGCCAGATCGGGTCCCTGGAGGACGTCGTCGACCATTACCGCGTGCTCTCCCACGAGCCTCGCGTGGGCCGGCGAGACGTGTTGCTCCTGCCCCTGCCCAGGGCCGTCCGCACGGACGACCTCGTCGCTTTTTTGCGCTCGCTCACGAGCCCTCCGCCGCCAGGATCCGCGCCGGGTTTTTCGCCCTGA
- a CDS encoding FixH family protein encodes MISTLAFVTACRPDTSSEPPRARAGEGLAGLGDRGLFRFELTLTPDPPIVGEFFRVVTNVRDARTGAPASMVHFELSAAMPEHGHGMTTSPEHHARGPGAYVSEGMKFHMAGPWVFSAEAEAAGVRDQISLPFEQPPRFR; translated from the coding sequence ATGATCTCGACCCTCGCGTTCGTCACGGCGTGTCGTCCGGATACCTCCTCGGAGCCGCCCCGCGCGCGTGCTGGCGAGGGGCTCGCGGGGCTCGGCGATCGTGGCCTCTTCCGCTTCGAGCTCACGCTCACCCCCGACCCGCCCATCGTCGGCGAGTTCTTCCGGGTCGTGACGAATGTCCGCGACGCGCGCACCGGGGCTCCCGCCTCGATGGTGCATTTCGAGCTCTCGGCGGCGATGCCCGAGCATGGTCACGGCATGACCACCTCGCCGGAGCACCACGCGCGAGGTCCCGGCGCCTACGTGAGCGAAGGAATGAAGTTTCACATGGCGGGCCCCTGGGTCTTCTCGGCCGAGGCCGAGGCGGCCGGCGTCCGGGATCAAATCTCGTTGCCTTTCGAACAGCCCCCTCGATTCCGATGA
- a CDS encoding c-type cytochrome has protein sequence MALVLLACLTLAACPSRESPPRRQVSGGAAGPGRRAFLKYGCGGCHAIPGVEGARGRVAPPLWAFGERAFVAGVLSNTPDNLIHWIMAPQDVSPRTAMPNLGVTEQDARDIAAFLYSLEGD, from the coding sequence ATGGCGCTCGTGCTCCTCGCCTGCCTCACGCTCGCGGCGTGCCCGTCGCGCGAGAGCCCGCCGAGGCGCCAGGTGAGCGGGGGCGCGGCCGGCCCCGGACGGCGAGCATTCCTGAAATACGGCTGCGGAGGTTGCCATGCCATTCCCGGCGTGGAGGGGGCCCGAGGCAGGGTCGCCCCGCCGCTCTGGGCCTTCGGGGAGCGCGCCTTCGTCGCAGGCGTCCTGTCGAACACACCCGACAACCTGATTCACTGGATCATGGCGCCGCAGGACGTCTCTCCGCGCACGGCGATGCCGAACCTCGGGGTCACCGAGCAGGACGCGCGCGACATCGCGGCATTCTTGTACTCGCTGGAGGGCGACTGA
- a CDS encoding cytochrome c oxidase assembly protein: MSRWNGASPGARFFDEPLLAATLALVAAWYLLGLRVLLRRVGLGRRSLLLRAWFFLGGLVTTTAALCSPLDGLAEELFSAHMAQHLLLVSVAAPLFALSAPRAVLAWALPGPARGRLGRIRRSRPLRAILGVLGRPVTVFLLHSVAVWAWHVPSLYGAALRSGLLHALEHGTFLGTSIVFFGTLARAGAPGRIGHGAAILYAFVASLQCGALGALLASARVPFYPEHAEGAAAWGLGLLEDQQLAGVLMWVPGGAAYAIAALLLARAWLRAAASAPQWEVSCDR; this comes from the coding sequence GTGAGCCGATGGAATGGCGCGTCGCCCGGCGCGCGCTTCTTCGACGAGCCGCTCCTCGCGGCGACGCTCGCCCTCGTGGCCGCGTGGTATCTCCTCGGCCTCCGCGTGTTGCTCCGGCGCGTGGGGCTCGGCCGCCGATCGCTCCTCCTGCGTGCGTGGTTTTTCCTGGGTGGCCTGGTCACGACGACCGCGGCGCTCTGCTCACCACTCGACGGGCTCGCGGAAGAGCTCTTTTCGGCCCACATGGCCCAGCACCTCTTGCTCGTGAGCGTCGCGGCCCCGCTCTTTGCGCTCTCGGCGCCGCGCGCCGTGCTCGCGTGGGCCCTGCCTGGACCGGCGCGAGGCAGGCTCGGACGAATACGACGCTCACGGCCGCTCCGCGCAATCCTCGGCGTGCTCGGGCGACCTGTGACGGTGTTTCTCCTCCATAGCGTCGCCGTCTGGGCGTGGCACGTCCCTTCGCTGTATGGCGCCGCGTTGCGGAGCGGCCTGCTGCACGCGCTCGAGCACGGGACCTTCCTGGGCACGTCGATCGTGTTCTTCGGGACCCTCGCGCGCGCGGGCGCGCCTGGGCGAATCGGCCACGGCGCCGCCATTCTGTACGCGTTCGTCGCCTCCTTGCAATGTGGCGCGCTCGGCGCCCTGCTCGCGTCGGCGCGGGTCCCTTTTTATCCCGAGCACGCCGAGGGGGCTGCCGCGTGGGGGCTCGGGCTCCTCGAAGATCAACAGCTCGCCGGGGTCCTCATGTGGGTCCCCGGCGGCGCGGCGTACGCCATCGCCGCGTTGCTCCTCGCCCGTGCGTGGCTCCGCGCCGCGGCGTCTGCTCCGCAATGGGAGGTCTCATGCGATCGTTGA
- a CDS encoding cytochrome c oxidase subunit 3 codes for MSAPPGSVLALSRDATGARSNVVWGVAWLIVIESMVIASLLVSYFYLRIGFPSWPPAGTPLPEFGSSTVAVGLLALSVAPIAMATRGVSRGSRGRLLAGTWSGLVLLGAYLTLSLLSLLGRSPTWRTNAYGSIVWTMDGYQLMHASTLLVLWSALVVLAHRGHFDERRHAAIQAAALYWYFTAASSLVVHATIHLAPRVLG; via the coding sequence ATGAGCGCCCCTCCCGGCTCCGTCCTCGCCCTCTCGCGTGACGCGACGGGCGCGCGTTCGAACGTCGTCTGGGGCGTCGCGTGGCTCATCGTGATTGAATCGATGGTCATCGCGTCGCTCCTGGTCAGCTATTTTTACCTGCGGATCGGCTTCCCGTCCTGGCCCCCCGCGGGGACGCCGCTCCCGGAGTTCGGCTCATCGACGGTCGCCGTCGGGCTGCTCGCGCTGAGCGTCGCGCCGATCGCCATGGCCACGCGTGGCGTCTCTCGGGGATCGCGGGGCCGGCTCCTCGCCGGGACGTGGAGCGGGCTCGTCCTCCTCGGCGCGTACCTCACGCTCTCCTTGCTTTCGCTCCTCGGCCGATCCCCTACCTGGAGGACAAACGCCTACGGCTCGATCGTCTGGACGATGGACGGTTATCAGCTCATGCACGCCTCGACGCTGCTCGTCCTCTGGAGCGCGCTCGTGGTGCTCGCGCACCGGGGCCATTTCGACGAGAGGCGCCACGCCGCCATCCAGGCGGCCGCGCTCTACTGGTACTTCACCGCGGCGAGTAGCCTCGTCGTCCACGCCACCATCCACCTCGCCCCGCGTGTCCTCGGATGA